The nucleotide sequence TGAAAGAGTAAAGGGTGCAGATGTGGTTATTACTAATAAAGTGGTAATAGACGGTGTTTTAATGGAGTGTTGTGGTAACCTTCGCCTTATTTGTGTGGCTGCCACAGGTACAAATAATATAGATCTACAGGCTGCCGAACGCTTGGGGGTTACTGTAAAGAATGTAAAAGGCTATTCTACTGATAGTGTGGCACAGCACACTTTTGCTCTTCTGCTCGCATTGATTCACCGGGTAAACTGGTATGATCAGTATGTCAAAAGTGGGGAGTATTCCAAAAGTGAGATTTTTACATGTATAGAGCATGAGTATTTTGCTTTACAAGGAAAAAGGTATGGTATAATTGGAATGGGGGAAATTGGACGCAAGGTGGCAGAAGTTGCTGCTGTTTTTGGTGCTGAAGTTGTTTATCACTCTACTTCTGGCAAGAACCTCGACCAGCCATACAAGCACTTGGGGTTAAAAGAACTGCTTGCCACCTCTGATGTTATTTCTATCCATGCGGCCTTAAATGATGATACTTTTGATCTAATAGGGGATAAAGAACTTTCTGAGTTCAAACGTACTGCAATTGTTATTAATGTCGGTAGGGGAGGAATTGTTAATGAGCAGGCATTGGCTACAGCCTTAGATAATGGCGTTTTGGCTGGGGCGGCTATTGATGTGTTTACAGAAGAGCCAGTTAAGGCTGACAATCCGCTTTTGCATATATCTGATAAGGATAAGCTGATCATGAGTCCTCACATTGCATGGGCTGGAAAAGAAGCAAGGGAGACGCTTGTTCAAAGGATTGTGGATAATATTCAAAGTTTTTTTTAAGTCTCTGAATAAACCATTTAGCATTATATAGGTTATATTTTCCTGATACAAATATTTTTAATATGCTAAAGGGGAAAAGTGTACCGGGAATAATACCTGTGTTTGGAAAGATAAAGAATTATCACCTGCGTGGGGCTTTTTATATGCTTTTATATATAGTTATCTGCATCACGCCTTTGTTTATAGCTATGGCCTATACAGATCTTCCTGCCCGTGGTTTTTGGATGGAACTATCTGTAGCCTTGGGTTTTGTTGGTCTTACCATGTTAAGTTTGCAGTTTTTGTTAACTGCAAGGTACCGGAGAATCACAGGACCTTACGGAATTGATGTGATTTTGGAGTTTCACAGGTACATTTCTTTAGTTGCTATTGGTTTTATTATTGTACACCCTTTAATTTTATTTATAAAAAATTCAGAAAACCTTAGGTTGTTGCTTTTTTGGGAAGCACCTTTGAGAGCGCAAATGGCTGTATTGGCAACTGTTTCGTTGATTTTACTTGCTGTTCTTTCATTGTACAGAAAGCAGTTGAACATTAAATACGAAACGTGGAAAATTTCTCATGGGATACTTGCCGTAATAGCGCTGATAGGTGCTTTGGGACATGTGCTGGGGGTGGGGTATTACCTTGCTCTTCCATGGAAACAGTTTTTTTGGGGTGGAATGTTTATGGCAACACTAAGTTTGCTTTTTTATATACGAATTGGGAAGCCTTTACAATTAATTAAGCGTGTATATATTGTAGATGAAGTGATTCCTGAAAAAGGCAAATGCTGGACACTGGTGTTTAGGCCTGATGGGCATTCTGGTATGAAGTTCCGTCCAGGGCAGTTTGTTTGGTTGACTTTGGGGAATTCTCCTTTTGCTATTGAAGATCATCCTTTTTCTTTATCTTCCAGTGCGGAGCGAAGGGATAAAGTTGCTGTCACTATTAAGGAACTTGGTGATTTTACTTCTACAATTAAATATGTGAAGCCTGGAATGCCTGCGTATCTTGAAGGACCTCATGGCGCTTTTGTTCCTAACAGACATTATGAAGCCAAGAGTTTTGTTTTTATTGTAGGTGGGGTCGGTATTACTCCTGTAATGAGCATGCTCAGGACTTTTGCAGATATTAAATTTCAGCGAAATATTTTACTTATATATGCCAACAATACTATAGAAGATATTACTTTTTATGAGGAACTCGAGGAGTTGAAGAAAAAGCTTGACCTTACGGTTGTGCATGTATTGACGACACCTCCAGAAGGATGGGAAGGTGAAACTGGTTTTGTTACTCCTGATTTACTTGACCGGCATTTTCCTGAAGATAAAGAGCAAAGGATGTATTTCTTGTGTGGCCCTCCGGTCATGATGAATGCTGTAGAAAGGGCACTTTTGAAGGTGAAAGTGCCTTATGAAAATATTGAACAGGAAGAATTTAACCTTGTGTAATTATGCGTCATAGACTTCTTATTGTATATGTTATTTTAACTGGATCTTTGTTGATGCTTGTTGTGGTTTTGTTTGCTTTGTGGCAATCATTAGGTGTTTTAAACTAAGCTTATTCAAACTTTTAATGCGTTGTCTTTTAGTTTGAAGTAGGATTACCCATTTAGGTATCATATATTTTATTAGCTTATTGAGGCTCGCTTAGTTGCTTTTTGCCTCCTCGGCAAGGTCTTACTTTTTTCTTAGGCAAAAAAAGTAAGCAAAAAAGTCATGGCTTGTGATGAAGTTTGCTAAACTTTAGAACCATTACACTAAAAAATTGGGTCTATATGATTTACTGTGGAAACCAAAGTACGGTGACTCAATTGGGTATTGGTGAGACTTATGTAAGAAAAGGACATGATTATGTGACCGTAGCAGCAGATTTGGCTACTCGGCGTGTGATTCATGTTGCTCCAAGTAAGGGGTGGCACACTATCGGAAGAATTAAAGATCATTTAAAAGCAAAGTGCTTAATGAAGCTATGTAGAATGTACGTAAGCGAGAAGTCCGGGGAACATTCAATACTTAAAGTATTCAAATATAAGTTTTTTAAGTATACACACACAAGCTTAGCGCTAAACAGAAGGAGGATCGGCAAGTACTTATTGAGCTTTTGCCAACTATTGGAAAGGCATATCTAATAAAGACCCTATTGCAGAGCTCTTGGGAATTTAAAACAAAAGAAGAGGGTTCAGCTTTCTTGGCTTACTGGTGTGATCTTGTTGAAGAGGACGGCTTGTATGTCTTCAAGAGGTTGTAAGCACAATCAAATCCCAATAGAAAGGAATTACTAATTACATCGAGTCTCAGTTGCCAATGGTATCATGGAAGGGATTAACAGCAAAATACAACTAGCTGAAAGAAGAGTACGTGGATATCTGAATATTACAAATTTCATCGACATGATTTACTTTATTTCCTCACAGTATTCTACATAGAGCCCAAAAAAATTGAAACTCACCCTCCTTGCGTCGGGGTCAAACAGCAAATTTTTGGCCGCTTCATGATTATAAAGTTTTAATTTACCTTCGGCAGGCAGGCGCAATTTCATCAATGGCCGCCTTATTTTCTAACAATTGCACATACAGTCAATTTAAAGCATTTTGTCGTATAAAAAAACTTATTACTTCCTAAAGGCTTAAATGGGTAATCCTAAAAGTTTATTAATTGAGGGTTGTTAGGCGTATCATAAACAAAAAGGAGCTATATCGCCCCTTTTTGACTTCCAGTTATTTATTAGGGCTTTCAGTTACTATTATTGTCCAAGATGACTTTGATAGCCTGTTTTTGGCTTGCATTCATTAGAATATCCATTGCTTCTTCATACTTTTCAATAGAGGAAAACTCATGCGTGATTATCTTTTCCAGCCAT is from Cytophagaceae bacterium ABcell3 and encodes:
- a CDS encoding D-2-hydroxyacid dehydrogenase, producing the protein MKIVFLDAKTIGNIPAVDAFAKLGEYVQYDTTCPEQVYERVKGADVVITNKVVIDGVLMECCGNLRLICVAATGTNNIDLQAAERLGVTVKNVKGYSTDSVAQHTFALLLALIHRVNWYDQYVKSGEYSKSEIFTCIEHEYFALQGKRYGIIGMGEIGRKVAEVAAVFGAEVVYHSTSGKNLDQPYKHLGLKELLATSDVISIHAALNDDTFDLIGDKELSEFKRTAIVINVGRGGIVNEQALATALDNGVLAGAAIDVFTEEPVKADNPLLHISDKDKLIMSPHIAWAGKEARETLVQRIVDNIQSFF
- a CDS encoding ferric reductase-like transmembrane domain-containing protein → MLKGKSVPGIIPVFGKIKNYHLRGAFYMLLYIVICITPLFIAMAYTDLPARGFWMELSVALGFVGLTMLSLQFLLTARYRRITGPYGIDVILEFHRYISLVAIGFIIVHPLILFIKNSENLRLLLFWEAPLRAQMAVLATVSLILLAVLSLYRKQLNIKYETWKISHGILAVIALIGALGHVLGVGYYLALPWKQFFWGGMFMATLSLLFYIRIGKPLQLIKRVYIVDEVIPEKGKCWTLVFRPDGHSGMKFRPGQFVWLTLGNSPFAIEDHPFSLSSSAERRDKVAVTIKELGDFTSTIKYVKPGMPAYLEGPHGAFVPNRHYEAKSFVFIVGGVGITPVMSMLRTFADIKFQRNILLIYANNTIEDITFYEELEELKKKLDLTVVHVLTTPPEGWEGETGFVTPDLLDRHFPEDKEQRMYFLCGPPVMMNAVERALLKVKVPYENIEQEEFNLV